AGCTGAAACTGTGTGGCCTGCAAAACCTATTTACTTCCTGGCCTTTGAGACCAATGGCCCTGCCTATGGGTCATCTTATAATGCAGAGGACATCAGACacttcctgggccctggggccttgtcctgcctctgccctcttgCCCGTGCAGGCCACTCCAGGAGGTGTGACTGCCCAGCTCTGGGTATCCAGAAGCTCAATGCCCTCCTACCTAGCTTGGACTGACACCACACTTCATTTATCCACCTCCACAACTGTTCATAGTGGAGGGCTAGAAACACGACGCACTGATCAGGGTCCCAGCAGAAAACAGATGGCCACTCAGATGAGATGAATTCAGGAAGTGTTTAATAAAGAGGCTATTTACAAAGGGAAGGACAAGGTGTGGGAAAGCCACAAGGGAGAGCAGAGTCCTCTGAGGCTGGTAACAGCAGAGAGCTCTATCCACCCATGGCAGGAGGGCCAAGGAGCGGGAGCTGCTCCTGAACCCGAAGGAGTCAGTCATTTAGAGAGGATGGTGTAAGAAGAAGCCAAGGCTTTTGCTCCAGGGATGGAGAGCCAGCTCCAGCTGAGCTTGCAGGGAGGGAGTCAGGGAGGGACTCCTTGacctcaccttcctccctccctcatctcctGTTGGGGTCCCTGCTGGCCAAACAAATGGAAGTCAGAGGACACAGGATCCACTGATGTGGTCCATGTGGATCAGTTTATGGGCAGAGAGCAGTGTTGgaaaggggatggggaggggggcacaCCTCGGCCACCAGCACACACAGCACTGACGTGCAAGGCCGGGTGTATTTATTTACCCTCCTGAAGCTTCATACAGAGAACTCCCTTGCTTTACCCCTCCACGAAAGCAACGTGGCCTGAACAACAGAGGGCTGTGGTAGCTCTTACCTTTTACTACCTTCTCTTCCTAGATCTGTTGTACTCCAAATGGTTATCATGGGTTAATCTTCCTGGATCTTATCACCGAGAGGGGTGAAGGGGGTGAACAGAGACCTAGAACAGAGGCCCAGATCAGCTGCTGGGTTTCTCTGGGAGTCTGAGCAGGGTCTGATTGATACACAGAGACAGTTAGCCAAGCTCTTCCTCGTGGCCCCTCTGTCTTTCTCAGGAAGAAGCTGTGTCCCATTCATCTTTGCAGCCCAGCTCAGGCCTAACACACAGGTGAGCCAGGCTCTGGCTCCTTGGGAGACAAAGCATGGGAAAAGCCACCTGGGCTGACGAATGTCCTCAGAGTAACCCGTCCTCACTGGCCagacccctcttccccctccactAAGCCCAGACCTTCTGGTGGGCATCTGACACCTCACAGGCCCCCAAATCCAGCCACAGAACTGCAGCATGTCGCCTGGAGGGTCTTTCCTGGCCAGTCTGCAGCActgatttcacagatgagaaatcaCAGGCTCACAGCAAGACAGGGGCTGGCTTGGGCAGCCTGGCCACCTCTCGGCTGAGCCGGGCCTAGAATTCAGGTGGGACTGGAACTCTAATCAGTGTCCGCCTCTCACACAAGATGGAAGTTAACATCCATCTTGGAGCCTTGGGAAGGGGCTGGGTGGAAATTCTAAATGTGCTCTGGTCTCGAGCAGGCTTCCTCGTTGAGCTCAGTtgctgaggccacacagctggaccctcaggaggaagcagaggctcgAGTTGGACAGAGTTGTCCAAATCCACACTCCCACCTCCTGGTGGCTGTTTTACCTTTAACAGGTTAATTTTATGTTCGTGGGGCTCAGTTTCCTAGTCCTGCAAATTTGGAGCTATCATCACTGATGACTTGTATTAACTCCTTTACCATATAAGTGCCCCCGTATCCAAAGGTCAATAAAGgacactttctttcctttttcttccagtTGGAAGACTGGTGGGACATTTGCAACTGCTTTTAGAGAAGGCCAGAAGCCAACTCATTTGAGTGTAGATGTTAGTTAGAACTTTTTCTCTAACCCTGAGAAATGGGGACCCCAGAGATGAGGCCTCCTGGTATGCCAAGAATTAGATTTCCTCTTCATGGACTCAAGTGCCATCAGTAGAATCTCAAGgttcccccactttcccctcccccctgcaaatTCCTTCAGAGAAATGAAGAATTTGGACCTACAGTCCAAGTGCTTGGGTTTTAAATCAGACAACTTTGTCCTGATGGGAACAGAGTCCCAGCTGTCACACCCGATTATTTTTAGAGTTACTACTAAACTCTTTGTACATTATGAGCTGCCCCCATTCAAGGGAAACCGAAAGACTTCCCATTTTATCACGACAGCTCGGGAGCCATCCACCTCCTCATGTTCATCATTTCCAGCCTGTCTTTGGAAGGGATGATGCGACATCTTGGCAATTTTATGCCGAGGAAGGCAGACCCTGAGGTTTGTTTCTGCATCTGAGAAGCTGAAGGCTCCTATAGCTGAGCAAAGCCCCCTGCCTCCAGGAAGCCAAGGAGAAGTATTCCAGGGGAAGTAGCTGCTCCGTAGCTTTCTCCAGAAGAACAGTCGTCTTTCACGAGAAGCAAAAACTGGCCGTCAAGTAGCCAACCAGTAAGAGTACTTGTATGCAAATGCCAGGAGTGGCCTGCTTGTAAGTGATGTCACAATCCCCCCCTCTGACCCAATAATGTCACTGCCACTGAAAAGGCCGACCCTTGACTGCAGCTCTTGCAGAGAGAAAAATTCACCGCAAGTAGAGCACCTTCTAGATTGCTCCTGGAGTGTGGGGACTAAAGTCTCTGCTGCCCAAGTTACtggatccagaaaaaaaaatgaccttatGAACATGGCGAAGGAAATCCAGCTCAGGCCTAAGGTTAACGTCTCTTCTTACATCCACTTTTTACTGAATTACAGAAACAAGTTTAAGGAGCAGCAGCCAAATACATTCCTTGGATTTAAAGAGTTCTCTAGAAAGTGTTCAGAAAAATGGAGGTCCATCTCAAAGCACGAGAAGTCCAAATATGAAGCCCTGGCCAAGCTCGACAAAGCCCGATACCAGGAAGAGATGATGAATTACGTTGGCAAGAAGAAAAAGCGGAGAAAGCGTGACCCCCAGGCACCCAGGCGGCCTCCATCATCCTTCCTGCTCTTCTGCAAAGACCACTACGCCCAGCTGAAGAGGGAGAACCCGACCTGGTCGGTGGTGCAGGTGGCAAAGGCCTCGGGGAAGATGTGGGCTGCAACAGCTGACGCAGAGAAGCAGCCATACGAACAACGAGCAGCTCTCCTGAGATCGAAGTACCAAGAGGAACTGAAAGCCTACCGCGCACAATACAAGGCCAGAAAGAGTTTCCGAGGGTCGGTGAAGCGCCAGCGCAGAGGGTGTAGGCAAGCTGAGTCAGCTACAGCTGGTggatccaattaaaaataaaatgccactcAACTGTACTGCCTGTCCCAGGTCTCGTGTGTGGCGTTAGGGTGGCCATTGCTGTTGCTTTGGGGGAGTGGTGTGGTAGAGTGGAAATGGGGGTTTGCAAAATGATCCTGGGGACGGGATGGCTTTGAGAGAAGTGACAACAGTGTCTGTCCACAGGGGTGTGTGTGGTCAGCACCTACGAGGCTTGGTTTGGGTGGCTACGGTGGCGGTGTCTGGGTGTAAAGAAGCTAGGAGTCACGAAGGTAGGACCATCCAGTTCCAATTGCTTATCCAGGTTGGAAGGCCCCGCTCAGGGTCACGGCCCTACTCAAGGCCAGGTACATGAACACTAGTCCTGCCACTCGCACCAGGAGGTCAGAGGCCTGGAGTGCAGGTGGGCCTTTGGGGATGAAACTCCAGTGGTGCTCCCTATGCTGGTCCGGATGAAGCTGGGGGCTgattttacaaaaacaggtgcCTGACTCGGCCCCAAGTCCTAGAAGTTGGAGAAGACCCTGTTGACATTTTGGTGGGCACCCACGCAGTCATTCTTCTGTGGATATAGGCACAGCACAGATTTGTTGCCTTTCTCACCACCCAGCatccatcccttttcctccagctcacaGTGCCCTGACTCCACGCCAACTGAGAGTTGATGAGATGCAATCCCCTTGGCCTCAGTGATTGGTTCGGTGATGAACATAAGACCTGACCTGGTCCAATCAGAGTGGATCTCAGTACATATGCAATGAGTCCTAGGCGCATGCACAGCCCTGGCGGCTGACGACAGCCATTTGGCTCATTCTGAGGCCAAACTGTTAGTCCCTTTGGCATCACAGCGTGTTCTTGAACTTTCCACTTAAGATGGGCCCACATGTTTCAGTTTTTGTCTAATGGTTTGAGTTAGGTTTTCTGCCATTTACTTAAAATGAGTCAAAACTGAAAATCTTATATCAATAGGATTATTCTGGGTCTGCATTGTAACCATATTTCAGGCAGCAATTTACTATGGGCAACGTTTCATACCAATCAATATAGATTCATGAGGAATATTTTGAAATGGCTCTTAACTTCTTGACATCAAACAGATTGGGCCAAAATGTAAAACTGCCTCTTTTTTTGTCAGCAGATTATGCATACAAGACTTCCCTAGTTCCACCTCTAACCCTTATCCATGATGGACTTACATTTTGTACTCCACTGTTTGAAACGCACTTTTACTTTCAAAAGTAAAAGTACATGTTTTTGAAAAGTCTTTCGGAACTGGGTGAACCTTTAGAAGATGAGAGGTAATATGGTGGATTCACTTACAAACACAGGGTCTAGAATCAGGCAGGACTCCCTGGAGTCACATGGGCGATTCCCATGTGCCAGACTCTGTGCTGGGTGGCAGGAGGTCTGACGGGGACTCCTATTAGGTTCCTGCCTGGCGAGAACTTTCCCTCTGAAGACAACAATGAACCACAGTCCTGCAAGGCAGGATGAGGGAAATGAAGACTGCACACAATGCTGGGGGCAGGATGGGTACCATCCACTAAGGCAAGCATGGAAGTCTTCTTGGAGGAAGCAGTTCTATGCTGCTTGGCAACCTGTCCTTATGCTGGGAAGGTTCGCATCCCCCATTCCCCACAGCTGCTGTTCCAACTCGGCTCTGCTTCCCTCTAGCCTAACCCCTACCCTCTCAGGAGATGCCCTCATTTTCTGcttcactgagaaaacagaaatcatCAGACATAAGCGTTCCCAGTTTTCTTTCTTAGCATGCAACCCACACCCTTTCTTCCTGGTCTCATGAGAGCTACAACCTTGCTACCTACTCCTCCGCCTCCCGGAGGCCCTGTTCCTCACTATAAAGATGCTGACCCTTCAGACTCTAAGCTTGCACAGGTTAGCTCGGTGTCATGATACAAGTGGCTCCTGACTTAACCTTCACAGGACCTTGGTCAAGTTCTCATTCCTCTGTGTCGGATTTCTCATCTATGCAATGAGGGTGATGCCTGCCTTACTTAGTGATTAAATGATGTAACACATGCAGAAGTATTTGCCATAGTCCTTAACATGTAACAGGGACTGTGCTAGACACCCTCTAGGGTGTCTGTCCCATGGTTCCCCCTCACTGTAGGATCCCCTCCCGTTAAATGTGAGTGGAATCTGTGAGTTGCTCGTGACCAACAGAGCAAGACAAGGATGATGGGACGTGACCACTGTGATTATGTGATGATATATAAAACTCCTTCTTGCTGATTGATTTGCACTAGAGGTTCTCCTTGTTGGCTTGACAAATTAAGTGGCCAAGCTGGGGAAGGCCACGTGACAAGGAACTGTGCCATGTCTCTAGGAGCTGGGGGTAGCCTCAGACCAAC
This DNA window, taken from Desmodus rotundus isolate HL8 chromosome 3, HLdesRot8A.1, whole genome shotgun sequence, encodes the following:
- the HMGB4 gene encoding high mobility group protein B4, which codes for MAKEIQLRPKVNVSSYIHFLLNYRNKFKEQQPNTFLGFKEFSRKCSEKWRSISKHEKSKYEALAKLDKARYQEEMMNYVGKKKKRRKRDPQAPRRPPSSFLLFCKDHYAQLKRENPTWSVVQVAKASGKMWAATADAEKQPYEQRAALLRSKYQEELKAYRAQYKARKSFRGSVKRQRRGCRQAESATAGGSN